In the Candidatus Electrothrix sp. GW3-4 genome, one interval contains:
- a CDS encoding glycosyltransferase family 2 protein, producing the protein MDVSLIITTYNWKEALELSLLSGLQQEKKPSEIIVADDGSRPDTGEIIARIAAQATFPVVHSWQQDEGFRLSASRNKAIAKTTGDYIVLIDGDIVMEKHFIADHIHFAQPGCFVQGTRVLLKEELSGLVLARKKMPETLCKKGVENRKNCLRSAFLSRLVSFKNRGMNGVRTCNFAFWRKDALAVNGFNEDFIGWGREDSEFTARLLNYGLMRRSVKFNALAYHLYHPRNDRSYLPENDRLLKETIEQKRVWCERGVDAYFVR; encoded by the coding sequence ATGGATGTTAGTCTCATTATAACGACCTATAACTGGAAAGAGGCCTTAGAGCTTTCTCTGCTGAGCGGGTTACAACAAGAGAAGAAGCCGAGCGAGATTATTGTTGCTGATGATGGCTCAAGGCCAGATACAGGAGAAATAATTGCACGGATTGCTGCACAGGCAACATTCCCAGTGGTTCACTCCTGGCAGCAAGATGAGGGGTTTCGGCTTTCAGCAAGCAGGAATAAGGCTATAGCCAAGACAACTGGTGATTATATCGTCCTGATTGACGGCGATATCGTCATGGAAAAGCATTTCATTGCCGACCATATCCATTTTGCCCAGCCTGGTTGTTTTGTTCAGGGCACCCGAGTGCTCCTTAAAGAAGAGCTCTCAGGACTTGTTCTTGCCCGGAAAAAAATGCCAGAGACCCTCTGTAAAAAAGGGGTTGAAAATAGAAAGAATTGCCTCCGCTCGGCCTTTCTCTCGCGTTTGGTTTCTTTTAAAAACAGAGGGATGAACGGGGTGAGGACCTGCAATTTTGCCTTTTGGCGTAAGGATGCCCTGGCAGTGAATGGCTTTAATGAAGATTTTATCGGCTGGGGCCGAGAAGACTCTGAATTCACGGCCAGACTACTGAATTACGGGCTCATGCGAAGAAGTGTTAAATTCAACGCCTTGGCCTACCATCTCTATCATCCAAGAAATGACCGCAGCTATCTCCCGGAGAATGACCGCCTGCTCAAGGAAACCATTGAGCAAAAGAGGGTGTGGTGTGAACGGGGAGTGGATGCATACTTTGTAAGGTAA
- a CDS encoding glycosyltransferase family 9 protein has product MLLNNKRILIIKPSSLGDIVHTLPVAHAIKRCFPNSSIGWIAQRAFAPLLQADDSIDAVYPIHIPSTSDPQAGRGAWLKALQATFTTLQRLRRQFRSEPYDLILDLHASFRSGLLGRTNPGGQRVGFGQAKELNSFFQEHLIDIPDTTEHAQDKNLLFCSYLRVKVADADFHLCTGEEDRQAMWQFLHAQQIRTDTTSPIVYANPAARWQSKFWPIEHWATLTDQLHEKSIPVVFGGSPQDTEYLSSIVRLMQTEPIIAAGRLTLPQSAALIQHASLYIGLDSGPMHIAALARTPVVALFGPTHPSRVGPYSPQENEHRIIRAEALDCLECRKRSCLHLSCMHKISPKMVFEAATSLLRLPLASEKKLQNAEEFA; this is encoded by the coding sequence ATGTTGCTGAACAATAAACGCATCCTGATTATTAAGCCCAGCTCGTTGGGCGATATCGTGCATACCCTGCCGGTCGCCCATGCCATTAAGCGCTGTTTTCCCAACAGCTCTATTGGCTGGATTGCGCAACGGGCCTTTGCCCCGTTATTACAGGCAGACGACAGCATTGATGCAGTCTACCCGATCCATATCCCCTCGACCAGCGACCCCCAGGCAGGTCGAGGGGCTTGGCTCAAGGCCTTGCAGGCAACGTTCACCACCTTACAAAGATTACGTCGGCAGTTTAGGTCGGAACCCTACGATTTGATCCTTGATCTGCATGCCTCTTTTCGCAGTGGTCTCCTGGGCCGAACAAACCCTGGAGGGCAACGAGTGGGATTCGGCCAAGCCAAAGAGCTCAATAGCTTTTTTCAGGAGCATCTCATTGATATTCCCGATACGACAGAGCATGCCCAGGATAAAAACCTGCTCTTCTGCTCCTACCTGAGGGTTAAGGTGGCAGATGCAGATTTTCACCTCTGCACGGGGGAAGAAGACCGCCAAGCCATGTGGCAATTTCTTCACGCGCAGCAGATTCGTACTGATACGACCTCTCCCATAGTTTATGCCAATCCCGCCGCCCGCTGGCAGAGCAAATTTTGGCCTATTGAGCATTGGGCCACCCTCACTGATCAACTGCATGAAAAGAGTATACCGGTGGTGTTTGGTGGGAGTCCTCAGGACACGGAGTATCTCTCTTCAATCGTCCGATTGATGCAGACAGAGCCTATCATTGCCGCTGGCCGTTTAACGCTGCCCCAGTCAGCTGCTCTGATTCAGCATGCCTCTCTCTATATTGGTCTTGACTCCGGCCCCATGCACATCGCAGCCTTAGCTCGTACCCCTGTAGTGGCTCTCTTTGGCCCGACCCATCCAAGCAGAGTTGGTCCCTATAGCCCGCAAGAAAACGAGCATCGCATCATCCGGGCAGAAGCACTCGACTGCCTTGAATGCAGAAAACGCAGCTGCTTGCATCTCTCCTGCATGCATAAGATCTCCCCGAAAATGGTGTTCGAAGCAGCGACCTCTCTTTTGCGCTTGCCTCTCGCCTCAGAAAAAAAGCTTCAAAATGCCGAAGAATTCGCCTGA
- a CDS encoding O-antigen ligase family protein, giving the protein MNPTPEQKSPLSRSFRDRVGQINSLLPALLAFAVPLSTSAVSVLAILILLLWLLEGRFIEKGLEIVSHPVAVAVFSFLALLCLGLLWTDDLVAGLEALKDQWKLALLPVILTAAAYRYRALYLYAFLGGMTLAMGMTFLARFGLVQYADVSPTHLTPKTFHVIYNPLLAFAIYLLFHEAIWGLARRNPAARLLLFSLAALMTVNMFITEGRTGQAVFLVLMGLLLFQIFAQNRLKATLAILLLLPSISIIGYLYSPTFQQRVNLARQEIEGFQKNPDTSVGMRLLFFQNSLEIIRHHPWFGVGTGDFQSAYAEVNSTRSPASIATDNPHNQYVLVGAMLGGAGLLLFLLIFIIMFVLAKLLPDPFQRLRIALPLFFLVIMLAESYLTVYQTAFFFVVMAAALFKEKPDQRLQEVLAENASPRCWLILSYRANIPGSACSQHIDDRLPFFRDQGIEPILLSGPVGNPSDKWIHFRTLSLAPSGIRFELRHFLRKHLQKRWQFKLVESICMIPIFPFYLLEKILINMESEWSWCFLASLRGFLLCRQLRPEVVYSTGGSASAHVAGLLIKRWTGCTWIAETQDPLVHDHGWRRGKRVLRVYKALEKKIGQHADAFVFLVQAAMRHCRRRTGGQCRGAVVYPGSIPELFQQHFCKKERCHFAHFGSLAGTRNLVTFFQALHQVLNRYKERAGFREKVQVDVYGSFDGASEREMERLGLTDLVVRHGIVSRQQALVAMQQTDCLLVIQNIIYFSCETIPSKVYEYLLTGRPIIGLVYNNEELDSMLTEHGHLAVPANNVQAIAGALDKILDDFVQEEQNATLQTMPARDFSKLPTVADAVQKLIALAEDQVEDQVETCC; this is encoded by the coding sequence ATGAACCCAACACCCGAACAGAAAAGTCCCCTTTCCCGCTCCTTTCGCGACCGGGTCGGCCAGATCAATAGCCTGCTCCCTGCGCTGCTGGCCTTTGCTGTGCCCCTGTCCACCTCAGCGGTTTCTGTGCTGGCCATCCTGATTCTCTTGCTCTGGCTGCTTGAGGGCAGATTTATAGAAAAAGGTCTTGAGATCGTTTCTCACCCCGTTGCAGTTGCCGTATTTTCCTTTCTTGCCCTGCTCTGCCTGGGCCTCCTTTGGACCGATGACCTTGTAGCTGGACTTGAGGCCCTGAAAGACCAATGGAAGCTTGCTCTGCTGCCTGTGATCCTGACCGCAGCAGCCTATCGCTATCGCGCCTTATATCTTTATGCCTTCCTGGGCGGGATGACGCTGGCTATGGGCATGACCTTTCTGGCTCGTTTTGGGCTGGTGCAGTATGCAGATGTCAGCCCAACCCACCTGACCCCGAAGACCTTTCACGTTATCTATAATCCCCTCTTGGCCTTTGCCATATATTTGCTTTTTCATGAGGCAATTTGGGGGCTGGCTCGCCGGAACCCTGCTGCTCGTCTGCTTCTTTTTTCCCTTGCCGCCCTGATGACGGTGAATATGTTCATCACCGAGGGGAGGACCGGCCAAGCGGTTTTTCTTGTCCTTATGGGCCTGCTGCTATTCCAGATCTTTGCCCAAAATCGACTCAAGGCGACTTTAGCGATCCTTCTCCTCCTGCCCTCCATCAGCATCATAGGATACCTGTACAGTCCGACTTTCCAACAACGGGTTAATTTGGCCCGGCAGGAAATAGAAGGTTTTCAAAAAAATCCTGACACCTCGGTGGGCATGCGCCTACTGTTCTTTCAAAATTCTCTTGAAATAATTCGACATCATCCATGGTTTGGGGTGGGAACCGGTGACTTTCAGTCTGCCTATGCCGAGGTCAACAGCACAAGAAGTCCGGCCAGCATTGCAACCGACAACCCCCATAATCAGTATGTACTGGTAGGTGCCATGCTTGGCGGAGCAGGTCTCCTCCTCTTTTTGTTGATCTTTATCATCATGTTCGTGCTGGCAAAATTGCTCCCGGACCCATTCCAGCGGCTCCGCATAGCACTGCCTCTCTTCTTCCTGGTCATAATGTTGGCAGAATCCTACCTTACAGTCTATCAAACCGCCTTCTTCTTTGTTGTCATGGCAGCAGCCCTGTTTAAAGAGAAACCTGATCAACGGCTCCAGGAGGTCCTTGCCGAAAATGCCTCTCCAAGATGCTGGTTGATTCTCTCTTACCGGGCCAATATTCCAGGCTCAGCCTGCTCTCAACATATTGATGATCGCCTGCCTTTTTTCCGCGACCAAGGAATTGAGCCGATTCTGCTCAGCGGTCCGGTTGGCAACCCTTCAGATAAATGGATACATTTCAGAACCCTGAGCCTTGCCCCCTCAGGCATCCGTTTTGAACTCCGCCATTTTCTCCGAAAACATCTCCAGAAACGTTGGCAGTTCAAACTGGTTGAATCCATCTGTATGATACCGATATTCCCTTTTTACCTCCTTGAAAAAATCCTCATCAATATGGAGAGTGAGTGGTCCTGGTGTTTTCTTGCCTCGTTGCGTGGCTTCCTCCTCTGTCGGCAACTGCGACCGGAAGTTGTCTATTCCACAGGAGGATCTGCCTCAGCCCACGTTGCTGGCCTGCTGATCAAACGTTGGACCGGTTGTACCTGGATTGCTGAAACCCAGGACCCCTTGGTGCATGATCATGGCTGGCGACGGGGCAAAAGAGTATTACGGGTATACAAGGCCCTGGAAAAAAAGATAGGTCAACATGCGGATGCATTTGTCTTTCTCGTTCAGGCAGCGATGCGGCATTGCAGGAGAAGGACAGGCGGGCAATGTCGTGGAGCTGTTGTGTATCCAGGCTCAATACCGGAACTTTTTCAACAGCATTTCTGCAAAAAAGAACGCTGCCATTTTGCTCATTTTGGTTCGCTGGCTGGAACCCGCAACTTGGTGACCTTCTTCCAGGCCCTACATCAGGTTCTCAATCGGTATAAAGAGCGGGCGGGATTCCGTGAAAAAGTGCAGGTCGACGTGTACGGGTCTTTTGACGGAGCGTCTGAGCGGGAAATGGAGCGGCTTGGGCTTACTGACCTGGTTGTTCGGCATGGGATTGTTTCACGACAGCAGGCCTTGGTCGCCATGCAGCAGACTGATTGCCTACTGGTTATCCAGAATATTATCTATTTTTCCTGTGAGACCATCCCCTCCAAGGTCTATGAATATCTCCTGACCGGACGCCCCATTATCGGTCTGGTCTATAATAATGAGGAACTGGACAGCATGCTCACAGAACATGGTCATTTGGCTGTGCCAGCTAATAATGTTCAAGCCATTGCCGGGGCTCTGGATAAAATTCTGGACGATTTTGTCCAGGAAGAACAAAACGCGACCCTCCAGACAATGCCAGCAAGAGATTTCAGTAAGCTGCCGACCGTTGCGGATGCCGTGCAAAAACTCATCGCATTGGCCGAAGATCAGGTTGAAGATCAGGTCGAAACATGTTGCTGA
- the msbA gene encoding lipid A export permease/ATP-binding protein MsbA has protein sequence MTNKTILTRLYQVMQPYRKKLVIAMLAMIIVAGFNAAQAYMVKPLLDEIFYQKNEEWLVILPLALLTVFLVKGVFYFLYSYLLEWIGQCVIKDLRNRIYAHLNDLSMGFFHKNSTGELISRIMNDVSMLQGSVSHALIHLLRDFFTVCGLLGVIFYMDWRLAFVSLIFIPMAAVPIVVFGKKFRRISTSYQQGMGEASDFLNETIRGARIVKAFCMEEQEKKLFGKKMQYLFDTLMTETKFRSLSHPLIEFLGGIGMALIIWFGGMQVLGGNSTPGTFMSFLTALVMLYEPVKGVSKINSTIQSGMAAAIRVFNLLDIEPEIKEKPNSQVLPRFHDAIEFDKVTFSYDKEEPVLRDIRLKVAQGEILAVVGPSGGGKTTLASLIPRFHDITQGTLRIDGYDIRDLTLHSLRSQIALVTQQTILFNDTVGKNIGYGSPNCTDEDIRQAAEAAFALEFIEDLPKGFDTVIGESGTRLSGGQRQRVSIARAILKDAPILVLDEATSALDTESERKVQKALDNLMKNRTTIVIAHRLSTIKNADRIIVMQDGRLVEEGTHENLLKEHGVYEGLYTMQYADR, from the coding sequence ATGACAAACAAGACCATACTCACCCGCCTGTATCAGGTCATGCAACCGTACAGGAAAAAATTGGTTATTGCCATGCTGGCAATGATTATTGTTGCTGGCTTCAATGCGGCTCAGGCCTACATGGTCAAGCCATTGCTTGATGAGATCTTTTACCAAAAAAATGAAGAATGGTTGGTCATCCTTCCCCTTGCCCTGCTCACTGTTTTTTTAGTGAAAGGCGTCTTTTATTTTCTCTACTCTTATCTTCTTGAATGGATTGGGCAATGCGTAATTAAAGATCTGCGCAACAGGATCTATGCCCATCTCAATGACCTGTCTATGGGCTTTTTTCATAAGAACTCCACCGGCGAGCTCATCTCCAGGATCATGAACGATGTCAGTATGCTCCAGGGATCTGTCTCCCATGCGCTTATCCATTTGCTGCGAGATTTCTTTACGGTATGCGGTCTTCTCGGCGTGATTTTTTATATGGATTGGCGACTGGCCTTTGTCTCGCTGATCTTCATCCCTATGGCTGCGGTGCCCATTGTGGTCTTTGGTAAAAAATTTCGTCGGATCAGCACCAGCTATCAGCAGGGCATGGGGGAAGCCAGTGATTTTCTCAACGAGACCATCCGAGGCGCCCGCATCGTCAAGGCCTTCTGCATGGAAGAGCAGGAAAAGAAGCTCTTTGGAAAAAAAATGCAGTACCTTTTTGACACCCTGATGACGGAAACCAAGTTCCGGAGCCTTTCTCATCCCCTAATTGAGTTTCTCGGCGGAATCGGCATGGCCCTAATTATCTGGTTCGGGGGTATGCAGGTTCTTGGCGGCAATTCCACACCAGGCACCTTTATGTCCTTTCTCACCGCCTTGGTTATGCTTTATGAGCCGGTCAAAGGCGTGAGCAAAATCAACTCGACAATCCAGTCGGGTATGGCCGCTGCCATCCGCGTCTTTAACCTGCTCGACATTGAGCCGGAGATCAAAGAAAAGCCGAACAGTCAAGTACTGCCCCGTTTTCATGATGCCATTGAATTCGATAAGGTCACCTTTTCCTACGATAAGGAAGAACCCGTGCTGCGGGATATCCGCCTCAAGGTTGCCCAAGGAGAAATTCTCGCAGTCGTCGGTCCTTCCGGCGGCGGCAAGACAACCCTGGCCAGCCTGATCCCTCGATTTCACGATATCACCCAAGGGACCCTACGTATTGATGGCTATGATATCCGGGACCTGACCCTGCACTCTCTGCGCAGCCAGATTGCCTTAGTCACTCAGCAAACCATCCTGTTCAACGATACAGTGGGAAAGAATATCGGCTATGGCAGTCCAAACTGCACAGATGAGGACATCCGGCAGGCTGCGGAAGCCGCCTTTGCCCTGGAGTTTATTGAGGATCTGCCCAAAGGTTTCGATACAGTGATCGGTGAATCAGGAACCCGTCTTTCCGGGGGCCAACGTCAGCGCGTGTCTATTGCCCGGGCCATCCTCAAAGACGCACCAATCTTGGTTCTGGATGAGGCCACCTCGGCCCTGGACACGGAATCAGAACGCAAGGTTCAAAAAGCCCTGGACAACCTGATGAAAAACCGGACCACTATTGTCATCGCTCATCGCCTTTCCACAATCAAGAATGCCGACCGCATCATTGTGATGCAGGACGGACGATTGGTGGAAGAGGGAACCCATGAGAACCTCCTCAAGGAGCATGGTGTCTATGAAGGGTTATATACCATGCAGTATGCTGACAGATAA
- a CDS encoding protein-L-isoaspartate(D-aspartate) O-methyltransferase — translation MSASALSAFAIHRQRMTETLVERGIQDPATLRAMTEVPRHQFVEDAMQARAYGDFPLPIGSNQTISQPFVVALMTQALWLQGHERVLEIGTGSGYQAAVLSRLCRQVYTVERIHSLLGRARKVFDQLHYYNIISCIDDGTVGWADQAPFDAIVVTAGGPKIPEPLVEQLADPGRMVMPVGTQEEQELQLLEKRNRRIRIQSIGHVRFVNLIGEHGWRE, via the coding sequence GTGAGTGCAAGCGCCCTCTCTGCTTTTGCCATTCATCGGCAACGAATGACGGAAACGCTTGTTGAACGCGGCATTCAAGATCCTGCGACGTTGCGTGCCATGACCGAGGTGCCTCGACATCAGTTTGTCGAAGATGCTATGCAGGCCCGGGCCTATGGTGATTTCCCCTTGCCCATTGGTTCTAACCAGACTATCTCCCAACCCTTTGTTGTCGCCTTGATGACCCAGGCACTCTGGCTTCAGGGCCATGAACGGGTGCTGGAAATCGGCACGGGCTCCGGTTATCAGGCTGCGGTGCTTTCCCGGCTCTGCAGGCAGGTGTACACGGTCGAACGGATCCATTCCCTCCTTGGCCGCGCCCGGAAGGTCTTTGATCAACTCCATTATTATAATATTATTTCCTGCATAGATGATGGTACGGTGGGCTGGGCTGATCAGGCCCCTTTTGATGCGATCGTGGTGACAGCAGGCGGCCCAAAGATTCCAGAACCCCTGGTGGAGCAGCTGGCAGATCCGGGCAGGATGGTTATGCCGGTGGGTACGCAAGAAGAGCAGGAATTGCAGCTTCTGGAGAAGCGCAACAGAAGAATCAGGATACAATCTATCGGGCATGTTCGCTTTGTCAACCTGATAGGGGAACACGGCTGGAGAGAATAG
- a CDS encoding YqaA family protein, which translates to MEKEEGKAQKEQELRAAKQKKPGLIRRLYDWMLSWADSPYGLHALVIISFAESSFFPIPPDVLLIALVLGATTRWYKFALWCTLASVVGGLAGYGIGVFGWETIGQWIIQHIAHMKLTEVNGRLDIALPTYLVSSLGTSLGGEYLFQVYDHWNAWIVFVFGLTPLPYKLVTITAGVARVNLPVFLVASILSRSLRFFLVAWILSKWGVPARRFIDRYFNLLSIAFVVLLVGGFLILKLVM; encoded by the coding sequence ATGGAGAAGGAAGAGGGAAAGGCGCAAAAGGAGCAGGAGCTACGTGCTGCCAAGCAAAAAAAGCCCGGCCTGATCCGGCGTCTCTATGATTGGATGTTGAGCTGGGCAGACAGTCCCTATGGGCTGCATGCCCTTGTCATTATCTCATTTGCCGAATCCAGCTTTTTCCCCATTCCACCTGATGTGCTGCTGATTGCCTTGGTCCTTGGGGCAACCACCCGTTGGTACAAGTTTGCCTTGTGGTGCACCTTGGCCTCAGTGGTTGGCGGGCTGGCTGGCTACGGTATTGGGGTCTTCGGCTGGGAGACTATCGGGCAATGGATTATCCAGCACATCGCCCATATGAAGTTGACTGAGGTGAATGGTCGACTGGACATAGCGCTTCCCACCTACCTTGTCTCCAGTTTGGGCACTTCCTTAGGCGGAGAATACCTCTTTCAGGTCTACGATCACTGGAACGCCTGGATTGTCTTTGTCTTTGGCCTGACACCTCTGCCATACAAGCTGGTCACCATTACCGCTGGCGTAGCCCGGGTCAATCTCCCGGTTTTCTTGGTCGCCTCCATCCTTTCCCGGTCCTTGCGCTTTTTCCTGGTGGCCTGGATCCTCTCAAAATGGGGTGTTCCAGCAAGGCGCTTTATTGATCGCTATTTCAATCTACTGTCAATTGCTTTTGTTGTGTTACTGGTTGGTGGTTTTTTAATTTTAAAATTGGTTATGTAA
- a CDS encoding Nif3-like dinuclear metal center hexameric protein — protein MVKVQNILDILQGIAPLDLAQSWDNVGLLVGNPDSRVTSILLALDPTTSLLAEAERCQAELIITHHPAIFHPLKSLRSDRPTEKFSHAAVQAGIHVIGCHTNLDATSGGVNDVLAQLLHLQETTPLLPDGREYCGKKTGLGRIGMLAEPISSEHFLEQLDAVLSPPWLLEAGSRPAKVAQVAVCGGSCSDVAATALAAGADVFLTSEIKHDVARWAEEAGLWLLDGGHFATEYPAMEGLRQLLVARMETAGLEVQVQCAQQEPPLRLAAGKSR, from the coding sequence GTGGTAAAAGTTCAGAATATACTTGATATTCTTCAAGGGATAGCCCCTCTTGATCTCGCTCAGTCCTGGGATAATGTCGGTCTGCTCGTCGGCAACCCTGACAGTAGGGTCACCTCGATTCTCCTTGCCCTGGACCCGACCACGTCCCTGCTGGCCGAGGCAGAGCGATGCCAGGCCGAACTTATCATCACCCATCATCCGGCTATCTTTCATCCTCTGAAAAGCCTGCGTTCGGATCGTCCTACAGAAAAATTTTCTCATGCCGCTGTGCAGGCGGGGATACATGTCATCGGTTGTCATACCAATCTGGATGCCACCTCTGGCGGGGTGAATGATGTGCTCGCGCAACTGCTTCACCTGCAAGAGACGACTCCTCTGCTGCCAGACGGCAGAGAGTATTGCGGAAAAAAAACAGGCCTGGGTCGAATCGGGATGCTTGCGGAGCCGATTTCTTCGGAGCATTTTCTGGAACAACTGGATGCCGTGCTTTCTCCCCCTTGGTTGCTGGAAGCGGGGTCACGGCCTGCCAAGGTTGCCCAGGTCGCGGTGTGCGGCGGATCCTGCTCTGATGTTGCTGCGACGGCCTTAGCTGCCGGAGCAGATGTGTTTCTCACCTCTGAAATTAAGCATGATGTAGCCCGCTGGGCTGAAGAAGCTGGGCTCTGGTTGCTTGATGGCGGGCATTTTGCTACGGAATATCCGGCAATGGAAGGATTACGACAGTTGCTCGTTGCGAGGATGGAGACCGCTGGTCTGGAAGTGCAGGTGCAATGCGCTCAACAGGAGCCCCCACTACGCTTGGCAGCTGGAAAAAGTCGCTGA
- a CDS encoding C4-type zinc ribbon domain-containing protein, whose translation MKEDISVLIALQELDTELSGFDRKIEEQKQELTAREQAIAEKEALAGQCKEKAVELEQSQRDIKAGSEDAAERIKDRQSKMMQVQTSREHQALLKEIEEAKKTIKDAEEQQLQVLEQVEAEEAQAKELENLCTGERKLLAEETGKVEKAIEGLNKQRLAVQEKRDQLAQNVPSSRIKRYNKLLKKREGLAVVQVIDAVCQGCFMTIPPQKYNDIRLGEQIYSCPTCQRTLYYLPEPEEADA comes from the coding sequence TTGAAAGAAGATATCAGCGTGCTTATAGCCCTGCAGGAACTTGATACAGAACTTTCTGGATTTGACCGGAAAATTGAGGAACAGAAACAGGAGTTGACAGCGCGCGAGCAGGCCATCGCTGAAAAAGAAGCCCTTGCTGGCCAATGCAAGGAAAAAGCGGTGGAACTGGAGCAGAGCCAACGTGATATCAAGGCAGGCAGCGAAGATGCCGCAGAGCGCATTAAGGATCGCCAGAGCAAGATGATGCAGGTGCAGACCAGCCGGGAGCATCAGGCCTTGCTCAAAGAGATTGAAGAGGCGAAAAAGACCATCAAGGATGCTGAGGAACAGCAGCTTCAGGTGCTGGAGCAGGTCGAGGCAGAAGAGGCCCAGGCCAAAGAGCTGGAGAATCTCTGCACAGGTGAACGGAAGTTGCTTGCTGAGGAGACCGGCAAGGTGGAAAAGGCCATTGAAGGCCTTAATAAGCAGCGTTTGGCTGTGCAGGAGAAACGCGATCAGCTTGCGCAGAATGTCCCTTCCTCCCGGATAAAACGCTATAACAAGCTCCTCAAAAAGCGTGAAGGGCTTGCCGTTGTTCAAGTCATTGATGCAGTTTGCCAGGGCTGCTTTATGACCATACCGCCGCAGAAGTATAATGATATCCGTTTGGGGGAGCAGATCTATTCCTGCCCGACCTGCCAGCGTACGCTCTATTATCTTCCTGAGCCTGAAGAGGCTGATGCCTAA
- a CDS encoding ribonuclease HI family protein, which produces MPNSSLDQAALATALGKQLPDATLATLFPDYALAEIRAVLRGQQKTARPLIQAVQQQSLFSEPAADTALACQLFSDGASRGNPGEAGAGSVLLDGKGQELAARSRYLGQCTNNVAEYKALVLGLQSALELGCARLEIFLDSQLIVRQIQGQYKVKNAALKPLFEEVKALLGELKHWSIAHVPREQNKRADALANQGIDEKAA; this is translated from the coding sequence ATGCCTAATTCTTCCTTAGATCAAGCTGCTCTTGCAACTGCTCTTGGGAAACAGCTGCCAGATGCTACCTTGGCAACCCTGTTCCCGGATTATGCCCTTGCTGAGATACGCGCGGTCCTGCGGGGCCAACAGAAGACAGCGCGCCCGCTTATCCAGGCTGTTCAGCAGCAGAGCCTGTTTTCCGAACCGGCTGCCGATACCGCTCTTGCCTGTCAACTCTTTAGCGACGGGGCCTCCCGGGGGAATCCCGGAGAAGCTGGGGCCGGGAGCGTCCTTTTGGATGGCAAAGGTCAGGAACTTGCGGCCCGTTCCCGTTACCTCGGCCAGTGTACTAATAATGTAGCAGAGTACAAGGCCCTTGTTCTTGGCCTGCAATCCGCCCTTGAGCTGGGCTGCGCCCGGCTGGAGATCTTCCTTGATTCCCAACTGATTGTCCGGCAGATTCAGGGACAGTACAAGGTCAAGAATGCAGCGTTGAAGCCCCTTTTTGAAGAGGTAAAGGCCCTGCTTGGTGAACTAAAGCACTGGTCTATTGCCCATGTGCCCCGGGAGCAAAATAAGCGAGCCGATGCCTTGGCGAACCAGGGCATTGATGAAAAGGCGGCCTGA